The genomic window GACACCACACAAATGCGTTATTTCTCCACAGTATTTTACCTGATGGTCTGGCCTCAATGACATATCTGGTAATGGGAGCACGACCTGGGTCTCCATTTGCCCAGTGTATTGTAAGAGCAGAGCCATATCGAGAAATAAAAGGTTCCCCGGGTGGACCTGGAGCACCTGGAAAAGCAATTGGCAGAGAATGAA from Polypterus senegalus isolate Bchr_013 unplaced genomic scaffold, ASM1683550v1 scaffold_1148, whole genome shotgun sequence includes these protein-coding regions:
- the LOC120521512 gene encoding protein sidekick-2-like, with the protein product MKIKDLADGVTYNFRIRAKTFTYGPEVEANITTGPGEGAPGPPGEPFISRYGSALTIHWANGDPGRAPITRYVIEARPS